Proteins co-encoded in one Mycobacterium mantenii genomic window:
- a CDS encoding TrmH family RNA methyltransferase, translating into MSGPGPTEWAVTPPAGVGPWPGELPDDPRYDPVLLREGDTRNVVDAYRYWTREAIIADIDRRRHPLHVAIENFGHDANIGSVVRTANAFAVHTVHIVGRRRWNRRGAMVTDRYQRLCHHDSTAELLDFAADAGLTVVAVDNVPGAARLERAALPRECLLVFGQEGPGITDDTRAGARLTVSIAQFGSTRSINAGVAAGIAMHAWVQQHADLSRAW; encoded by the coding sequence ATGAGCGGGCCCGGGCCCACCGAATGGGCGGTGACGCCGCCGGCCGGCGTCGGGCCGTGGCCGGGCGAGTTGCCCGACGATCCGCGGTATGACCCAGTCCTGTTGCGCGAGGGCGACACTCGCAATGTCGTCGACGCCTACCGGTACTGGACGCGGGAGGCGATCATCGCCGACATCGACCGGCGTCGGCACCCCCTGCACGTGGCGATCGAAAACTTCGGGCACGACGCCAACATCGGTTCGGTGGTGCGCACCGCCAACGCCTTCGCGGTGCATACCGTGCACATCGTGGGGCGGCGGCGGTGGAATCGCCGCGGCGCCATGGTGACCGACCGCTATCAGCGGCTGTGCCACCACGACAGCACCGCCGAACTGCTGGACTTCGCGGCGGATGCCGGGCTGACCGTGGTCGCCGTGGACAACGTCCCGGGCGCGGCGCGCCTGGAACGGGCCGCGCTGCCTCGCGAGTGCCTGCTGGTGTTCGGTCAGGAGGGCCCCGGCATCACCGACGACACCCGCGCCGGCGCGCGGCTGACGGTGTCGATCGCGCAGTTCGGCTCGACGCGCAGCATCAACGCCGGCGTCGCCGCCGGGATCGCCATGCACGCCTGGGTCCAGCAGCACGCCGATCTGTCCCGCGCTTGGTAG